A single Candidatus Thalassolituus haligoni DNA region contains:
- a CDS encoding Nit6803 family nitrilase, whose product MTTHQQVVRAAAVQIAPDLRSLDGTLAKVLDAMDEAAARGVELIVFPETFLPYYPYFSFVYPAVACGAEHLRLYDEAVVVPGPVTDAVAARARKHSMVVVLGVNERDYGSLYNTQLIFDADGQLLLKRRKITPTYHERMIWGQGDAAGLTVAATAAGRVGALACWEHYNPLARYALMTQHEQIHCSQFPGSLVGPVFADQIEVTIRHHALESGCFVVNATGWLTDEQIESITPDEKLQQALRGGCNTAIISPEGKHLAAPLTSGEGMVVADLDFALITKRKRMMDSVGHYARPELLSLAINDQPAQYRQPLAAPAPAPALTSAAVLVPGDHDECLN is encoded by the coding sequence ATGACGACCCATCAACAGGTGGTAAGGGCCGCGGCCGTTCAGATCGCTCCGGATCTCCGGAGCCTTGACGGTACGCTGGCCAAGGTATTGGATGCGATGGATGAGGCGGCAGCACGCGGTGTGGAGCTGATCGTGTTTCCGGAAACCTTTTTACCCTATTACCCGTATTTCTCCTTTGTGTATCCGGCGGTGGCCTGTGGTGCTGAACACCTGCGGCTGTATGACGAAGCGGTGGTGGTTCCCGGCCCGGTCACCGATGCCGTCGCAGCGCGTGCCCGCAAGCACAGCATGGTGGTGGTACTGGGTGTCAATGAGCGCGATTACGGCAGTCTGTATAACACCCAGCTGATTTTTGATGCTGACGGTCAGCTATTGCTGAAACGGCGCAAGATTACGCCGACCTACCATGAACGCATGATCTGGGGGCAAGGGGATGCAGCCGGACTGACAGTGGCTGCAACCGCCGCTGGTCGGGTCGGCGCATTGGCTTGCTGGGAGCATTACAACCCGCTGGCCCGCTATGCGCTGATGACCCAGCACGAGCAGATTCATTGCAGCCAGTTTCCTGGCTCGCTGGTCGGACCGGTGTTTGCCGACCAGATTGAAGTGACTATCCGCCATCACGCGCTGGAGTCGGGCTGCTTTGTGGTGAATGCCACGGGCTGGCTGACCGACGAGCAAATTGAGTCGATTACCCCGGACGAAAAACTGCAACAGGCGTTACGGGGTGGCTGCAACACGGCGATTATTTCCCCGGAAGGCAAGCATCTGGCTGCACCGCTGACCAGCGGTGAAGGCATGGTGGTCGCCGATCTCGACTTTGCCCTGATTACCAAACGTAAACGCATGATGGACTCGGTTGGGCATTACGCCCGTCCAGAGTTACTCAGCCTCGCCATTAACGACCAGCCTGCGCAGTATCGCCAGCCACTCGCCGCACCCGCACCCGCACCCGCGCTGACGTCTGCTGCTGTTCTTGTTCCGGGAGATCATGATGAATGCCTCAACTGA
- a CDS encoding MSMEG_0568 family radical SAM protein: MNASTESQQHLLTELQTRGLRLTHPDQRHVSRRGGAGPSDHQAVTINGTTLMVPIYSESAWESPFAVASLEQGEQIIRQQDGQQITLADVTFASSPGIYSGVTADGIPYSQIATLHSRDVLATTVLQTCIRYESRRKACKFCSIGQSLQAGRTIAHKTPQQLAEVAKAAVELDGVKHMVMTTGTPATADRGASVLCDSARAIKAAVDLPIQGQCEPPDDPAWYQRMKDAGIDSLGMHLEVVTPELRQRIMPGKAEINLTQYMQAFKDAVAVFGRGQVSTYILAGLGDSANAILDISYRLIEIGVYPFVVPFVPIRGTPMEDHTPPSAEFMESILKPLGQRLYQSNLLAADIKAGCGRCGACSTLSGYEQALLQPATVAAQPLLFSGTCS, translated from the coding sequence ATGAATGCCTCAACTGAATCGCAGCAGCACTTGCTGACCGAACTGCAAACTCGTGGATTACGCCTGACGCACCCGGATCAACGCCACGTCAGCCGCCGGGGCGGTGCCGGGCCGTCGGATCATCAGGCGGTGACCATCAATGGCACCACGCTGATGGTGCCGATTTACAGTGAGTCGGCCTGGGAGTCGCCGTTTGCGGTAGCCAGTCTGGAGCAGGGTGAGCAAATCATCCGTCAGCAGGACGGTCAGCAGATAACGCTTGCAGACGTCACCTTTGCCAGCTCGCCGGGGATTTATTCCGGGGTGACTGCCGATGGCATTCCGTACTCACAGATTGCCACGTTGCACAGCCGCGATGTGCTGGCCACAACGGTATTGCAAACCTGCATTCGTTACGAAAGTCGCCGCAAGGCCTGCAAGTTCTGTTCGATTGGCCAATCACTGCAGGCCGGACGCACCATTGCCCACAAAACGCCGCAACAACTGGCCGAAGTGGCCAAGGCGGCGGTTGAACTGGATGGCGTCAAACACATGGTGATGACCACAGGCACTCCGGCGACAGCCGACCGTGGGGCCAGCGTCTTGTGCGACAGCGCCCGTGCGATCAAAGCCGCCGTTGATTTGCCGATTCAGGGCCAGTGTGAGCCACCGGACGATCCGGCCTGGTATCAGCGGATGAAAGACGCTGGCATCGACTCTCTGGGAATGCACCTGGAGGTCGTCACGCCGGAACTGCGGCAGCGCATCATGCCGGGCAAGGCCGAGATCAACCTCACCCAGTATATGCAGGCATTTAAAGACGCCGTGGCGGTGTTTGGTCGCGGTCAGGTCAGCACCTACATTCTGGCGGGACTGGGTGACAGCGCCAATGCCATTCTCGATATCAGCTATCGCCTGATAGAGATCGGGGTGTATCCGTTTGTGGTGCCGTTTGTACCGATTCGCGGCACACCGATGGAAGACCATACGCCGCCCAGTGCGGAGTTTATGGAATCCATCCTCAAACCGCTGGGCCAGCGTCTGTACCAGAGCAATCTGCTGGCCGCCGATATCAAGGCGGGTTGTGGCCGTTGCGGTGCCTGCTCAACCTTGTCCGGTTATGAGCAAGCGTTGTTGCAACCGGCCACAGTGGCAGCACAGCCCTTGTTGTTTTCCGGTACGTGCAGCTGA
- a CDS encoding MSMEG_0567/Sll0786 family nitrogen starvation N-acetyltransferase: MTYPDYSDYTIKWATLPWEVEQAHALRRQVFCEEQRLFEKDDRDATDDHAHLLVALGSYGGWHQQVVGTVRIHHQGEGLWYGSRLAVDPVFRSQGQLGTTLIRLAVSSAHALGCQCFMATVQQQNEALFQRLNWATRHYALLFGQRHAVMEADLAAYPPCHTPNSGFVLRARRQPRNSECWAGLLGMPASGSATLQEAR, translated from the coding sequence ATGACCTATCCCGACTATTCCGACTACACCATCAAATGGGCAACCCTTCCCTGGGAAGTTGAGCAAGCCCATGCCTTGCGGCGTCAGGTGTTCTGTGAAGAACAGCGGTTGTTTGAAAAAGATGATCGCGACGCCACCGATGATCATGCACACCTGCTGGTGGCATTGGGCAGTTATGGCGGCTGGCACCAGCAAGTGGTGGGCACCGTACGGATTCACCACCAAGGTGAGGGGCTTTGGTACGGCTCCCGGTTGGCGGTCGATCCGGTTTTTCGCAGTCAGGGACAGCTCGGTACAACCTTGATCCGGTTGGCGGTCAGCAGTGCTCACGCACTGGGCTGCCAGTGTTTTATGGCAACGGTGCAGCAGCAGAATGAAGCTCTGTTCCAGCGGCTGAACTGGGCAACCCGACATTACGCATTGTTGTTCGGGCAGCGGCACGCAGTGATGGAAGCGGACCTGGCGGCGTATCCGCCTTGCCACACTCCGAACAGCGGGTTTGTTTTGCGCGCTCGTCGCCAACCGCGCAATAGCGAATGCTGGGCCGGGCTGCTGGGCATGCCTGCCAGTGGCAGCGCCACTCTACAGGAGGCCAGATAA
- a CDS encoding sll0787 family AIR synthase-like protein yields the protein MSRLTESFTFTDAPALPALLEVVRQRSGLGMKQDIRRVSAQLPDLPADWHPNGDDTAAIPLAANGGRGYQLLAIEGMQGELVERDPWFAGWCGVMVNCSDIAAMGGRPTAVVNATWSSAEPGVVEEVIRGMRAAALHLGVHIVGGHTNVRAAHANLAVAIVGHANRLLSSFAARPGQILVAAIDQRGSFRGNSLNWNAATSAPAERLQGDLALLADIADAGLAVAAKDISQAGLLGTCTMLLESARCGAVIDLASIPKPASVCWQDWLCAFPSYGYVLTTTADQLAELLACFHRRDIAAAAIGRLTEGGQLMVDFNQQHDIFYDLTQQPLTGF from the coding sequence ATGTCGCGGCTAACGGAGTCGTTTACTTTCACGGATGCACCGGCCTTGCCAGCGCTGCTGGAAGTGGTACGCCAGCGTAGCGGGCTGGGAATGAAGCAGGATATCCGTCGCGTCAGTGCGCAGTTGCCGGATTTACCCGCCGACTGGCATCCCAATGGTGACGATACCGCCGCGATCCCTCTGGCAGCCAATGGCGGTCGGGGATATCAGTTGCTGGCGATTGAAGGGATGCAGGGGGAGCTGGTGGAACGGGATCCCTGGTTTGCTGGCTGGTGCGGTGTGATGGTCAATTGCAGTGATATTGCCGCCATGGGTGGACGCCCGACAGCCGTGGTTAATGCCACCTGGAGTTCGGCAGAACCTGGTGTCGTGGAGGAAGTGATTCGCGGCATGCGTGCTGCGGCATTACATCTCGGCGTGCATATCGTTGGCGGACACACCAACGTACGCGCCGCTCACGCCAACCTGGCGGTCGCCATTGTTGGCCATGCCAATCGGCTGTTGAGCAGTTTTGCTGCTCGTCCGGGCCAGATCCTGGTGGCGGCAATTGATCAGCGTGGCAGCTTTCGGGGCAACAGCCTGAACTGGAATGCAGCAACGTCCGCTCCGGCGGAGCGACTGCAAGGGGATCTGGCGTTATTGGCGGACATTGCCGACGCCGGACTGGCCGTAGCTGCCAAGGACATCAGTCAGGCCGGTTTGCTCGGTACCTGCACCATGCTGCTGGAAAGCGCTCGTTGCGGAGCGGTGATTGATCTGGCGTCGATTCCGAAACCAGCGTCAGTGTGCTGGCAAGACTGGCTATGCGCCTTTCCCAGCTATGGCTATGTGCTGACCACCACAGCCGATCAGCTGGCCGAATTATTGGCCTGCTTTCATCGTCGTGATATTGCCGCTGCGGCGATTGGCAGGCTGACCGAAGGTGGCCAGTTAATGGTCGATTTTAATCAGCAACACGATATTTTTTACGACCTGACGCAACAACCGCTCACGGGTTTCTAG
- a CDS encoding MSMEG_0570 family nitrogen starvation response protein, translating to MPAVHFYVRWPDGQEEQCYSPSTVLQQYFQPGDTMTLAEFVRRADQALGQASERVASKYGYYCSSAADQLAVIQRRAASYPDQQGSIEITAIRELGAS from the coding sequence ATGCCTGCCGTTCATTTTTATGTGCGCTGGCCGGATGGCCAGGAAGAACAATGCTATTCACCATCCACCGTCTTGCAGCAGTACTTCCAGCCGGGCGACACCATGACGCTGGCGGAATTTGTGCGGCGTGCCGATCAGGCACTGGGACAAGCCAGCGAGCGAGTGGCAAGCAAGTACGGTTATTACTGCTCCAGCGCCGCTGACCAGTTAGCAGTGATCCAGCGTCGGGCCGCGAGCTACCCTGATCAGCAGGGCAGCATTGAAATCACGGCGATCCGGGAGTTGGGGGCGTCGTAA
- a CDS encoding MSMEG_0569 family flavin-dependent oxidoreductase, whose translation MSTASKQHVEVVVIGGGQAGLSMSYVLQQAGLNHIVLEKNTILHGWKHERWDSFTLVTPNWQCDLPALPYDGDDPHGFMKGQELVAYLERFASKVNAPVREGVTVKQVVTDEQGLYHIATSDGDYTADQVVVSSGGYHIPVIPRMAERLPETVHQIHSAQYKHAAELPDGGVLVVGSGQSGAQIAEDLHLEGRQVFLATGDAPRVARFYRGKDVVEWLDDMGYYQISVNEHPLGSNVRQNTNHYVTGRDGGRDIDLRQFAIEGMELYGLMTGWDGTQLIFEPNLNHNLQSADDTYNNINTRIDAWIEKQGIETDIGPSVYRPVWQLPEERTRLNLADSGISTIIWCIGFRPEFSWLDAAVFNGQGHPKHERGVTLQPGLYFIGLPWLHTWGSGRFSGVRQDAEYLCERLVSYQQQRDASQQQAAAPLPA comes from the coding sequence ATGAGTACAGCAAGCAAACAGCATGTCGAGGTCGTCGTTATTGGTGGCGGCCAGGCGGGTTTATCGATGAGTTATGTCCTGCAGCAGGCAGGTTTGAACCATATCGTCTTGGAAAAGAACACCATCCTGCATGGCTGGAAACACGAGCGTTGGGATTCTTTTACCTTGGTCACGCCAAACTGGCAGTGCGATTTGCCCGCTCTGCCTTATGACGGTGACGATCCCCACGGGTTTATGAAAGGACAAGAGCTGGTGGCCTATCTGGAACGCTTCGCCAGCAAGGTGAATGCGCCCGTACGGGAAGGCGTAACGGTTAAACAGGTGGTCACCGACGAGCAGGGCCTGTATCACATCGCCACCAGTGACGGAGACTATACCGCTGATCAGGTGGTGGTATCGTCCGGGGGTTACCACATTCCGGTGATTCCGCGGATGGCAGAACGTCTGCCGGAAACGGTGCACCAGATCCATTCTGCCCAGTACAAACATGCCGCCGAGTTGCCTGATGGCGGTGTGCTGGTGGTGGGGTCGGGTCAGTCCGGTGCTCAGATTGCAGAAGACCTGCATCTGGAAGGTCGCCAGGTGTTTCTGGCTACTGGCGATGCCCCCCGTGTGGCCCGTTTTTACCGAGGCAAAGACGTGGTGGAGTGGCTTGATGACATGGGCTATTACCAGATATCGGTGAATGAGCACCCGTTGGGTAGCAATGTACGGCAGAACACCAACCACTATGTCACTGGTCGTGATGGCGGTCGGGATATCGATCTGCGTCAATTTGCCATTGAAGGTATGGAGCTGTACGGGTTAATGACCGGCTGGGATGGTACGCAGCTGATATTTGAACCGAATCTGAATCACAATCTGCAAAGCGCCGACGATACCTACAACAATATCAATACACGGATTGACGCCTGGATCGAGAAGCAGGGTATCGAGACCGATATTGGCCCGTCGGTGTACCGCCCGGTCTGGCAGTTGCCTGAAGAGCGCACCCGCTTGAATCTGGCCGACTCTGGCATCTCGACCATCATCTGGTGTATTGGTTTCCGCCCGGAATTCAGCTGGCTTGATGCTGCGGTCTTTAATGGCCAGGGTCATCCGAAACACGAACGCGGCGTGACGCTACAACCAGGTTTGTATTTTATCGGCTTGCCATGGTTACACACTTGGGGATCTGGTCGTTTTTCAGGGGTTCGTCAGGATGCCGAATACCTGTGTGAACGGCTGGTGAGTTACCAGCAACAACGGGATGCTAGCCAGCAGCAGGCCGCAGCTCCTCTTCCTGCCTGA
- a CDS encoding type IV pili methyl-accepting chemotaxis transducer N-terminal domain-containing protein: MLPIAVAAVILYFMFYNVLYKKAKSSAAMTDAKAVNTAGSLRMLTQRCMKCHLMVGANLNPDSALSQLEAAIKLFDKRLELLKKYAPSEEIKYLTRRVEQEWAAHRVRLMGTPDKRKAISLLRENNDLLEMCDDLVNGIAHASHKKLTGLVNVAGRQRMLSQRIAKNCVAIHWGLGSDDVHQEFRSAIKMFDESMDSLMSSRFNSPRVALALEQASNRWKSYRPQCNAACSGSCIPQNVYQVTDAVLEKMDNITGMYEEIADS; this comes from the coding sequence ATGCTGCCTATCGCGGTCGCTGCGGTGATTTTGTATTTCATGTTTTACAATGTGCTTTATAAAAAGGCTAAGTCTTCTGCTGCGATGACGGATGCAAAGGCGGTGAATACCGCCGGTAGTTTGCGGATGTTGACGCAGCGTTGTATGAAATGCCATTTGATGGTGGGGGCGAACCTGAATCCTGATTCAGCGCTGTCGCAGCTTGAAGCTGCCATTAAGTTGTTTGATAAGCGTCTGGAATTACTGAAAAAATACGCCCCGTCAGAAGAAATCAAGTACCTGACCCGGCGTGTGGAGCAGGAATGGGCAGCGCATCGCGTGCGTTTGATGGGGACGCCGGACAAGCGTAAAGCCATCAGCTTGCTACGTGAAAACAACGACTTACTGGAAATGTGTGATGACCTGGTTAACGGCATTGCGCATGCGTCACATAAAAAACTCACCGGTCTGGTGAATGTGGCCGGGCGTCAGCGCATGTTGTCCCAACGGATCGCCAAAAACTGTGTCGCCATTCACTGGGGTTTGGGTTCGGATGACGTTCACCAGGAATTTCGCTCGGCCATCAAAATGTTTGATGAGTCGATGGACAGCTTGATGTCTTCTCGTTTTAATTCTCCCAGAGTTGCACTGGCGCTGGAGCAGGCCTCCAATCGCTGGAAAAGTTATCGGCCCCAGTGTAATGCCGCTTGTTCAGGGTCTTGCATACCACAAAATGTCTACCAGGTTACCGATGCGGTGCTGGAAAAAATGGACAACATCACTGGCATGTACGAAGAGATTGCTGATAGCTGA
- the tmpT gene encoding thiopurine S-methyltransferase, translating into MDASFWHAKWERGEIGFHNSEANPALVRCYDHLGLEQGQRVFLPLCGKTLDIAWLLDKGLRVVGAELSEKAIQGLFHELGVEPDIRQVGSLLLYQAEALDIFVGDIFDLSADVLGAVDAIYDRAALVALPPALRQQYTVHLRTITATARQLVICYEYDQEQRNGPPFSVASEEVHQHYDDYYRLSLLETQDVAGVMKNRLTAHETVWALQPLV; encoded by the coding sequence ATGGACGCAAGTTTCTGGCATGCAAAATGGGAGCGGGGAGAAATTGGTTTTCACAACAGTGAAGCCAACCCTGCACTGGTTCGATGTTACGACCATCTGGGTCTGGAGCAAGGGCAACGGGTGTTCTTGCCTTTGTGTGGTAAAACCCTGGATATCGCTTGGTTGCTGGACAAGGGCCTTCGGGTCGTCGGGGCGGAACTGAGTGAGAAAGCCATTCAGGGGCTGTTCCATGAGCTGGGAGTGGAGCCGGATATTCGCCAGGTCGGGTCTCTATTGCTTTACCAGGCAGAAGCGCTTGATATTTTTGTGGGCGATATTTTTGATCTCAGCGCCGATGTGCTGGGAGCGGTTGATGCCATTTACGACCGCGCCGCACTGGTTGCCTTGCCGCCCGCTCTGCGTCAGCAATATACCGTGCATCTTCGAACGATTACCGCCACCGCCAGGCAGCTGGTGATTTGTTACGAATACGATCAGGAGCAGCGGAATGGCCCGCCTTTCTCTGTTGCCAGTGAAGAAGTACATCAGCACTACGATGACTATTACCGCTTGTCACTGCTGGAAACCCAGGACGTGGCAGGGGTGATGAAAAACCGGTTGACGGCGCATGAGACGGTTTGGGCGTTGCAGCCACTGGTGTAA
- a CDS encoding MarR family winged helix-turn-helix transcriptional regulator, with the protein MTKPIRSPRSQRYNPASEDFHKEDFPFYWLARVHGRYVLAMEKSLKKINLDIPRWRILFILKEEGISSITEIAIHAVAKLPTVTKTVYRMKDDGLVDTRQKSDDGRVTEVIITDAGREAISKIQLVTHDLFRESFKGMSDAQIKRLNKLLETLFHNLPEH; encoded by the coding sequence ATGACCAAGCCCATCCGATCACCCCGCAGTCAACGCTACAACCCCGCCAGTGAAGACTTTCATAAAGAAGATTTCCCTTTTTACTGGCTGGCCCGGGTTCACGGCCGCTATGTACTGGCCATGGAAAAGTCCCTGAAGAAGATCAATCTGGATATTCCACGTTGGCGCATCCTGTTTATTCTCAAGGAAGAAGGCATATCGAGCATTACCGAAATCGCTATTCATGCGGTTGCCAAATTGCCAACCGTGACCAAAACCGTCTATCGCATGAAGGACGACGGACTGGTCGACACCCGCCAGAAAAGTGATGATGGTCGGGTAACAGAAGTTATTATTACCGACGCCGGTCGCGAAGCCATTAGCAAAATCCAGCTGGTCACCCACGACCTGTTCCGTGAAAGCTTCAAAGGTATGAGTGATGCCCAGATCAAACGCCTGAACAAGCTGCTGGAAACCCTGTTCCACAACTTGCCAGAGCACTGA
- a CDS encoding class II aldolase/adducin family protein, protein MQQTIARPDNCSEEEWALRIKLAHCYHLIDFFGWTETIFNHISARLPAQGDQYLVNPFGLNYTEITPANLLKVDVDGHKLDDSPYDANPAGFALHGAIHAARADIHCVIHTHTNEVSAIAQKKIGFTHNDFYGAQLFGRVGYHAFEGITLFQEEKQRMLTSLGDKHILVLRNHGIAVGEMDIERTLFLLWTVQRAAEIQVTAGALGGEDNLLEEAISQRCADLTQMLIKDSGFANKFFNAMVRKMESEKGPSW, encoded by the coding sequence ATGCAACAGACCATCGCCCGCCCGGATAACTGCAGTGAAGAGGAATGGGCACTGCGTATCAAACTTGCCCACTGTTACCACCTGATCGATTTTTTTGGTTGGACTGAAACCATTTTCAACCATATCTCAGCCCGTCTGCCAGCCCAGGGCGATCAGTACCTGGTCAATCCATTTGGTCTCAATTACACCGAAATAACACCGGCCAATCTGCTCAAGGTCGACGTTGATGGCCACAAGCTGGATGATTCACCCTACGATGCCAACCCGGCCGGATTCGCCCTGCACGGTGCCATCCATGCAGCACGTGCAGACATCCACTGCGTGATTCACACGCACACCAATGAAGTCTCTGCCATAGCACAGAAAAAAATCGGTTTTACCCACAACGACTTTTACGGTGCCCAGCTGTTCGGGCGCGTGGGCTACCATGCGTTTGAAGGCATTACCCTGTTCCAGGAAGAGAAACAGCGCATGCTCACCAGCCTGGGCGACAAGCATATTCTGGTACTGCGGAATCACGGCATTGCCGTTGGTGAAATGGACATTGAACGCACCCTGTTCCTGCTCTGGACTGTCCAGCGCGCGGCCGAAATCCAGGTCACGGCTGGCGCCCTGGGTGGTGAAGACAACCTGTTGGAAGAAGCCATCAGTCAGCGCTGTGCCGACCTGACCCAGATGCTGATCAAAGACAGTGGTTTCGCCAACAAATTTTTTAACGCCATGGTACGCAAAATGGAATCGGAGAAAGGCCCGAGCTGGTAA
- a CDS encoding ketopantoate reductase family protein: MRICIAGAGAIGCTLAARLAASGQPVNVLARGATLKQLQHHGVQLTDLDGQHQVDVNASHSAQALGPQDLILVCTKAPALQAIFEQIQPMIHADTVVIPVVNGLPWWYFRGIDSRFANDRIDAIDPDGELNRLVPEQHLIGCVVFITATRKAPGIVVASNPHLMIMGEITHQLTDRLEQVRRVIEQAGIEARASDTIRDQIWTKVIANLTSNPLSVVSGATLEQLYSDPHLQPLVRRMLDETLLAAASHGARIRFDPATIMAMGTSMGSVKTSMLQDFEAGAPLELATIGHAVVELAEKNGIAMPTTRHVLALAEFLSRTASQTNPNPIQNTAQ, from the coding sequence ATGCGCATCTGTATTGCTGGTGCCGGGGCGATCGGCTGCACGCTCGCCGCCCGTCTGGCCGCATCAGGACAGCCCGTTAATGTACTGGCACGGGGAGCGACCCTGAAGCAGCTGCAACACCACGGTGTGCAACTGACCGATCTCGACGGCCAGCATCAGGTCGACGTCAATGCCAGTCATTCTGCCCAGGCGCTTGGCCCCCAGGATCTGATTCTGGTGTGCACCAAAGCCCCTGCCCTGCAGGCCATATTTGAACAGATACAGCCAATGATACATGCCGACACCGTGGTCATTCCCGTCGTGAACGGACTGCCCTGGTGGTATTTTCGTGGTATCGACAGCCGTTTTGCCAACGACCGGATTGATGCCATCGATCCCGACGGCGAATTGAATCGACTGGTGCCCGAACAGCATCTGATCGGCTGTGTGGTGTTTATCACGGCGACCCGCAAGGCTCCGGGAATTGTTGTTGCGAGCAACCCGCATCTGATGATTATGGGGGAGATTACCCACCAGCTGACAGACCGGCTGGAACAGGTGCGGCGGGTAATTGAACAGGCCGGTATTGAAGCCCGCGCCAGTGACACTATCCGTGACCAGATCTGGACCAAGGTAATCGCCAACCTGACCTCCAATCCCTTGTCCGTCGTCAGTGGTGCAACGCTGGAACAGCTCTACTCCGATCCGCATCTGCAACCACTGGTGCGTCGCATGCTGGACGAAACCTTGTTGGCAGCCGCCTCCCATGGTGCTCGCATTCGTTTTGACCCAGCCACGATTATGGCCATGGGAACCAGCATGGGCAGTGTCAAAACTTCCATGCTGCAAGACTTTGAAGCCGGCGCTCCGCTGGAGCTGGCGACCATTGGTCACGCCGTGGTCGAACTGGCCGAAAAAAATGGCATTGCCATGCCGACCACACGACACGTTCTGGCATTGGCCGAATTCCTGTCGCGCACAGCGTCTCAGACCAACCCCAACCCTATTCAGAACACCGCACAGTAA
- a CDS encoding ABC transporter ATP-binding protein, translating into MTDSTALLDVRGLRVAYGKVEALTGIDLTLKEGQLVTVIGPNGAGKTTLLSAIIGMLPSKGNIHFDGQDYVSPEIETLVGRGLGLVPEKRELFNTMSVEDNLLLGAFLRYRNGDDSYEQTLAEVYSLFPRLWERRQQQAGTLSGGERQMLAIGRAMMGKPRLLMLDEPSLGLAPLITREIFRIFADLRRQGVSILLVEQNARAALKVADYAYVLEGGQVAMQGPAAELANDPRVIEAYLGLASKHQELLSS; encoded by the coding sequence ATGACTGATTCTACCGCGCTGCTTGATGTACGTGGTTTACGTGTTGCCTATGGCAAGGTGGAAGCCCTCACCGGCATCGACCTGACTTTGAAAGAAGGCCAGCTGGTGACCGTGATTGGCCCCAACGGGGCCGGTAAAACCACCCTGCTGTCTGCCATCATCGGCATGCTGCCCTCCAAGGGTAATATCCACTTTGATGGTCAGGACTACGTCAGCCCTGAAATCGAAACCCTGGTCGGACGCGGCCTGGGCCTGGTACCGGAAAAACGCGAGCTGTTCAACACCATGAGTGTCGAGGACAACCTGTTGCTCGGTGCCTTCCTGCGCTATCGCAATGGTGACGACAGCTACGAACAAACCCTGGCCGAAGTCTACAGCCTGTTTCCTCGACTATGGGAGCGCCGCCAGCAACAGGCTGGCACGCTGTCCGGTGGCGAACGCCAGATGCTGGCGATTGGCCGCGCCATGATGGGCAAACCGAGGCTATTGATGCTGGACGAACCCAGCCTTGGGCTAGCCCCCCTGATTACGCGAGAAATCTTCCGCATCTTTGCCGACCTGCGCCGCCAGGGAGTGTCGATCCTGCTGGTTGAACAGAATGCCCGCGCTGCCCTCAAAGTGGCCGACTACGCCTACGTGCTGGAAGGTGGTCAGGTTGCCATGCAGGGGCCAGCGGCTGAACTGGCCAACGACCCCAGGGTCATCGAAGCGTATCTGGGTCTGGCCAGCAAACACCAGGAGTTGCTCTCCAGCTAA